The Sphingomonas sanxanigenens DSM 19645 = NX02 genome includes a region encoding these proteins:
- a CDS encoding MFS transporter, giving the protein MATLLHDHRTGERADAALRPARTGASGWRLAAFSSLAIPIYAAQMPLGVYLPSIYAQYYGLPLATIGLIFLFERLWGAAADPLIGIVSDRTRSRFGRRKSWIVAGAVLYGLAAIPLFFPPAGVTPVHLAATLFVFYLGWSMMQIPYLAWAGEISGHYHERTRVATFATVAGSSALLLVLVLPTLVDQFRPQDAPLKLAVFGGVVLASLVITLPLTLNAFAEAPAPAAPRERVALGRTLVLVAGDRLLLRVIGSDFAVTFGQLVRSTLIVFFVSVYMGRPEWASGLFLLQFVFGIAAGPIWMRIGMTLGKHRAAVAGELVQVVINLGLLLVTPARFELLLALTVAQGLAQGSGNLMLRSIVADVADKHRLDTGTDRTALFFSVFSLTSKAAMAAAIGVALPLIAWLGFDPQGSNTPAALTGLLFVFALGPALAHALSAWLIHGFPLDEAAHAEVRRALARRGV; this is encoded by the coding sequence TGGCGGCTCGCCGCCTTCTCCTCGCTCGCCATCCCGATCTACGCCGCGCAGATGCCGCTGGGCGTCTATCTGCCGTCGATCTACGCGCAGTATTATGGGCTGCCGCTGGCGACGATCGGCCTGATCTTCCTGTTCGAGCGGCTATGGGGTGCGGCGGCGGACCCGCTGATCGGCATCGTCAGCGATCGGACGCGCAGCCGATTCGGGCGGCGGAAGAGCTGGATCGTTGCCGGCGCGGTGCTCTACGGCCTTGCCGCGATCCCGTTGTTCTTCCCGCCCGCCGGCGTCACGCCCGTCCACCTGGCGGCGACCTTGTTCGTCTTCTATCTGGGCTGGTCGATGATGCAGATCCCCTATCTCGCCTGGGCCGGCGAGATTTCGGGGCATTATCATGAACGCACCCGCGTCGCGACCTTCGCCACGGTTGCCGGATCCTCCGCGCTGCTGCTCGTGCTGGTGCTGCCGACCTTGGTCGATCAGTTCCGCCCGCAGGATGCGCCGCTCAAGCTTGCGGTGTTCGGCGGTGTCGTGCTCGCCAGCCTGGTCATCACCTTGCCGCTGACGCTCAACGCCTTCGCCGAGGCACCGGCGCCGGCCGCACCGCGCGAACGCGTGGCCCTCGGCCGTACGCTCGTGCTGGTCGCGGGGGACCGGCTGCTGCTGCGCGTAATCGGTTCGGACTTCGCGGTCACCTTCGGCCAACTTGTCCGCAGCACGCTGATCGTGTTCTTCGTCAGCGTCTATATGGGGCGCCCCGAATGGGCGAGCGGCCTGTTCCTGCTGCAATTCGTGTTCGGCATCGCCGCAGGGCCGATCTGGATGCGGATCGGCATGACGCTGGGCAAGCATCGTGCCGCGGTGGCGGGTGAACTGGTGCAGGTCGTGATCAATCTCGGGCTGCTGCTCGTCACGCCGGCGCGGTTCGAACTGCTGCTCGCGCTCACCGTCGCGCAGGGGCTGGCGCAAGGATCGGGCAATCTGATGCTGCGCTCGATCGTCGCCGACGTGGCCGACAAGCATCGCCTCGATACCGGTACCGATCGGACCGCCCTGTTCTTCTCGGTGTTCAGCCTCACCAGCAAAGCGGCGATGGCCGCCGCGATCGGCGTCGCCTTGCCGCTCATCGCCTGGCTCGGCTTCGACCCGCAGGGAAGCAACACGCCCGCCGCGCTGACCGGCCTGCTCTTCGTCTTCGCGCTCGGGCCTGCGCTCGCCCATGCGCTGTCCGCCTGGTTGATCCACGGCTTCCCGCTCGACGAGGCGGCTCATGCCGAGGTCCGCCGCGCGCTTGCCCGGCGGGGCGTCTGA
- a CDS encoding TauD/TfdA dioxygenase family protein: MTVLTHEFVNAREAESPLDIVPVAGRIGAEIRGVALSGDLDDLTLAAIRAALVRHKVIFFGNQTALDDARQEAFAERFGKPIAHPTVPVVPGSKYLLELDSKEGYAASSWHTDVTFVDAYPEASILRAINIPEAGGDTLWANGVTAYQELPESLKTLVDGLWAVHTNLYDYAGTFGADRKQIEQHQRVFASTVYETEHPVVRVHPESGERALLVGHFVKSFVGLNAADSQRLFGILQDHITKPENTVRWRWQPGDVAIWDNRATQHRAIADFGLQRRTLRRATVAGEVPIAIDGSRSRVIKPEPADLLAAAE, translated from the coding sequence ATGACCGTTCTGACTCATGAATTCGTTAACGCCCGCGAGGCTGAAAGCCCGCTCGACATCGTGCCCGTCGCTGGGCGCATCGGCGCCGAGATCCGCGGCGTCGCGCTGTCGGGGGACCTCGACGACCTGACGCTCGCCGCGATCCGCGCCGCGCTCGTCCGCCACAAGGTGATCTTCTTCGGCAACCAGACCGCGCTCGACGATGCCAGGCAGGAGGCCTTTGCCGAACGCTTCGGCAAGCCGATCGCGCATCCCACAGTGCCGGTCGTGCCGGGCAGCAAATATCTGCTCGAGCTCGATTCGAAGGAGGGTTATGCCGCGTCGAGCTGGCATACCGACGTCACTTTCGTCGATGCCTATCCGGAAGCCTCGATCCTGCGCGCGATCAACATTCCGGAGGCGGGCGGCGACACGCTGTGGGCCAACGGCGTCACCGCCTATCAGGAATTGCCCGAAAGCCTGAAGACGTTGGTCGACGGGCTGTGGGCGGTCCACACCAATCTCTACGATTATGCCGGCACGTTCGGCGCGGATCGCAAGCAGATCGAACAGCATCAGCGCGTGTTCGCGTCGACCGTTTACGAAACCGAACATCCGGTGGTGCGGGTTCATCCCGAAAGCGGGGAGCGGGCGCTGCTCGTCGGCCATTTCGTCAAGAGTTTCGTCGGGCTCAACGCCGCCGATTCGCAGCGGCTGTTCGGCATCCTTCAGGATCATATCACCAAGCCCGAGAATACCGTGCGCTGGCGCTGGCAACCGGGCGACGTCGCGATCTGGGACAATCGTGCCACCCAGCACCGCGCGATCGCCGATTTCGGGTTGCAGCGCCGCACGCTGCGCCGCGCCACCGTCGCGGGCGAGGTGCCGATCGCGATCGACGGCAGCCGCAGCCGGGTGATCAAACCGGAGCCGGCCGACCTGCTTGCAGCAGCTGAGTAA